A segment of the Amycolatopsis thermophila genome:
TCGGGCTCGCCGCGCCCCAGCGCCGCGTGCGCGGCCCCGCCGAGCGCACCGACCACGCCGTCGGCGTCGTAGCCGGTGCGCCGGAACGCCTCGCGCAGCCGGGCCAGGAAGTCGTCGGAGAACCGGGGAATGCTCACGGCCGGTAATCCTCCCACGCCGGGTGCCGGCGCTGTGCTGTGATGGGCGGCATGACGACCACGGACCTGGAGACGGTGCTCGCCGGGCTCGACCCGCTGCTGCCGGACCTCGAGGAGCTGTACGTCGACCTGCACCGGCACCCCGAGCTGTCCTTCGCCGAGCACCGCACCGCGGCGGCGCTCGCCGGCCGCCTGCGCGAGGCCGGTTACGACGTGCGCACGGGGATCGGCGGGACCGGCGTGGCGGGGGTGCTGCGCAACGGCGACGGCCCGGTCGTGATGCTGCGCGCGGACATCGACGCGCTGCCGGTGGCGGAGAAGACCGGATTGCCGTACGCGAGCGCGGTGCGCGCGCCCGGCCCCGACGGCGACGAGGTCCCGGTGATGCACGCGTGCGGCCACGACATGCACGCCACCTGGCTCGACGGCGCGGCCCGGCTGCTGGCGTCGCGGCGGGACGCCTGGTCGGGCACGCTCGCCGTGGTCTTCCAGCCCGGTGAGGAGGCCGGCGAGGGCGCCGAGGCCATGGTGCGCGACGGCCTGTTCGACTTCACCGGCACGCCCGAGGTGGTGCTGGGCCAGCACGTCGCGCCCGGGCCGGCCGGCTGGGTGCTGACCCGGCCGGGGGTGCTGATGGCGGCGACCGACGCGCTGCGGGTCGTGCTGCACGGCCGCGGCGGGCACGGCTCGCGCCCGGAGACGACGGTCGACCCGGCGGTGCTGGCCGCGTCGGTGGTGATGCGGTTGCAGACGATCGTGTCGCGCGAGATCGCGGCCACCGAGCAGGCCGTCGTCACGGTCGGGGCGATGCACGTGGGCACGGCGCACAACGTGATCGCCGACGAGGCGGTGCTCGAGGTCAACGTCCGGACCTTCGACGAGCAGGTCCGCCGCCGGGTGCTGGCCGCGATCGAGCGGATCGTCCACGGCGAGGCGGCGGCTGCGGGCGCGCCCCGCGAGCCGGAGATCAGGCCGATCGCGACCTTCCCGGTGACCGCCAACGACGACGGCGCGAACGGGACCCTCACCGCCGCGTTCACCGGGCACTTCGGCGACGGGCGAGTGCTGGAGGCGCCGCTGGTCACCGGCAGCGAGGACTTCGGCGAGTTCGGCCGCGCGGCCGGGGCGAAGTCGGTGTTCTGGCTGGTCGGCGGGCTGGACCAGGACACGGTCCTGCGCGCGATGGCGGACGGGCGGTTCGAGCGGGACGTGCCGTCGAACCATTCGCCGCACTTCGCGCCCGTCCTGCACCCGACGCTGCGGGCCGGGGTGGAGACACTGGTCGTGGCCGCCCTCACGTTCTTGTCGGTGGGCGGTGGCACGCTCGCCGCATGACCGAGATACCCGCCGCCAACTACGCGCTGCCGTGGTCCGGCGACACGCGCCCGCCCCTGCCGAAGACCGGTGACGAGCGCGAGATCCTCACCGCCTACCTGGACTGGCACCGGCAGACCTTCGAACTCAAGTGCGCCGGGGTGCCGGCGGATCGCCTGTCCGGCAAGCCCGTCCCGCCCTCGGGCCTGAGCCTGCACGGACTGGCGCGCCACCTCGCGGGCGTCGAGCGGTGGTGGTTTCGCATCCAGTTCCGCGGCGAGGACGTGCCCCACCTGTACTACTCCGACGACGATCCGGACCAGGACTTCGAGCGGCTGGACGGCGATCCGGCGGAGGCGCTGGCGGTGTGGCGCGCCGAATGCGAGGTGTCGCGGCGGATCGTGGCCGACGCGCCCTCGCTGGACGTCACGGGCGTGCACGCGGCGTCCGGCGAGCCGATCTCGCTGCGGCGCATCATCGTGCACCTGCTCGCCGAGTACGCGCGCCACAACGGCCACGCCGACCTGCTGCGAGAACGGATCGACGGGGCCACCGGGTACTGACGGCGGCCTCCGGTGTCAGAGCGGTGTCAGGGCCGTGTCAGGCGAGCCGGAGATCGTGGTGACAACACACCGCCACGAAAGGAACTCCAGAATGAGCGCAACGGCCGACATCCCGCACGGCCTCCCCGTGGAGCGCGACGCCGGTCCCTTCGACCCGCCCCGCGAGATCACCCGGTTGCGCGAAGCCCGCCCGGTCAGCCCGCTGGTCTTCCCCGACGGTCACGAGGGCTGGCTCGTCACCGGCTATGAAGCGGTCCGGCAGCTCATGGCCGACACCCGGTTCAGCTCGCGCCTGGACCTCGGCGTCGTCCACGTGCCGTACGAGACCCCCGGCATGCCCGCCGCCACCGAACCGTCCCCGCAGATCCCCGGCATGTTCATCGCGATGGACCCGCCGGACCACAGCAGGCTCCGGCGCAGGCTGACCGGCGCGTTCACCGTCAAGCGGATGAAGGCGCTCGAGGAGCACATCGCCGAGATCGTCGAGCGGCAACTGGACCACCTGGCGGGCCTGACCCCGCCGGTCGACCTGGTCGAGGAGTTCGCACTCCCGGTGCCGTCGCTGGTGATCTGCGAACTGCTCGGCGTGCCCTACGCCGACCGGGACACCTTCCAGGCCGACTCGGCCCGGTTCATGGTCCGGGAGCAGTCGCTCGAGGAGAAGATGGGTGCCTACGTCGCGCTGAACACCTACCTGGCCGAACTGGTCACGGCCAAGCGCGCCGACCCGGGCGAGGACATCCTGTCCGACCTGGCCCGCCACGACGACCTCACCGTCGAGGAGCTGACCGGGGCTGCCTTCCTGCTGCTGCTCGCGGGACACGAGACCACGGCCAACATGCTGTCGCTGGGCACGTTCGCGCTGCTGGAGCACCCGGACCAGCTGGCCGAACTGCGCGACGACCCGGAGCTGATGCCCGGCGCCGTCGAGGAACTCATGCGCTACCTGTCCGTCGCCGACATCTTCTACCGCTACGCCACCGACGACCTCGAGCTCGGCGGCGAGACGATCACCAAGGGCTCGACCGTCGTCGTCTCCCTGCTGGCCGCCAACCGCGACCCCCAGCGGTTCGACAACCCGGACGAGCTGGACATCCACCGCACGGCTCGCGGCCACGTGGGGTTCGGCCACGGCGTGCACCAGTGCCTCGGCCAGCAGCTCGCCCGCATCGAGATGCGCGCCGGTTTCCAGGCGCTGCTGCGCCGCTTCCCGAACCTCGAACTCGCCGTGCCCGCCGACGAGGTCAAGCTCCGGACCGACATGAACATCTACGGCGTCCACGAGCTCCCGGTCACCTGGACCGGCACCGCGCAGTAGGCCCGCCCGGCCCGACGGCGGCGCGGCCGGGCTGCGGATCGGCGAGGGCGCCCCTGCCCGTGCCGGACCGGCCCGCCGACCAGGTCAAGGTCTACGCCCGCACCCGGCGCGACGACGTCGTCGTCCACCTCGGCGAACGCCTGAGCGATTTATCCCCACCCGAGTGTCGCCGGTGCGGGCGAAGTGGCAGCATGGACAGCACAGGAGGTGGTCGCGGTGAACAGGTCCCCCCGGGGCACCGGAGACGAGGACACCCCCGTTCTCATCACCGAAGCCGCCCCTTCCTACGAGGACGAGCACGCGGCCCGCAAGCGCAAGTACATGCTGATGATGGGCATGCGGTTCCCGTGCCTGGTGCTGGCCGGCCTCTTCTACCACACCTGGTGGCTCGCGCTGCTGTTCATCGTCGTCTCGATCCCGCTGCCGTGGGTCGCGGTGCTGATCGCCAACGACCGTCCCCCGCGCAAGTCGGAGAAGGTCAGCCGCTACCACCGCAACGCGAAGGCGCTCGAACGCCGGGAACACCGCGTCATCGACGGCTGAGCCGGCCGGGTGGGCGCGGCGCGCCCACCGAGCCGGAACTCAGGGCTGTGCGCCCACTTTCGTCACCGCCCGCGCGCCCAGCCGCACGCCCGTCCGCAGGACGTCCACAGTGGACTCGTGGCGCAACCAGGCGGCCAGCACGCCGGCGTCGAAGGCATCGCCCGCGCCTGTGGAGTCCACGCACTCCGCGTCCTGCGCGGGTACGCTGGTCACGCCCGAACGGTCCACCCACGTCGCGCCGTCGAGCCCGGCGGTCACGACCACGGCGCCGACGTCGTCCAGCAACGCCTTCGCCGACGCGGGCTCGGCGGAACCGGTCAGCGCCTGCAGTTCCGCGGTGTTGGGCATCAGCAGGTCCGTCCCGCGCACGTCGTCCAGGAACGCCCGCGGGTCGGTGATCAGCGCGGCAGCCTGCGGGTCCACCGACGTCGTCAGCCCGGCCTCCTTCGCCGCCGCCAGCGCGGCCAGCCCGGCCGGCCGCGACGACGGGTCGAGCAGCACGTACCCGGACAGGTGCAGGTGGTCCGCCGTGGCCAGCACGGCCGGATCGACGTCCGCCGGCGAGAACCGCCCGTTGGCGCCCCGGTCCGGCAGCATGCTCCGCTGACCCGAGCCGTCCACCAGCACCACGACACAGCACGTGGGCGCGGACGCGTCGACCGCGAACGCGCACGACACGCCCGCGGCCTCCAGCTCGGACCGCATCAGGCGGCCGCCGGCGTCGTCGCCGACGCGCGCGATCAGCGTCGTCGGGACACCGGCCGCGGCCAGCCACAGCGCCGTGTTCGCGCCCGCGCCGCCACCGGCCAGCCGCACCCGCGAGCGCGAGTCGCCGCCGTACACGATCGGACCCTCGTGCCGGGCCACCACGTCCAGCCCGGCGTCCCCGACCACCACGACGGTCACGCGAGCTCCACCGCGACCTCGGCGGCGACCCGCGCGTTGTCCACGACCAGCGCCTCGTTGGCGTCCAGGCTCGCGCCGCCACTGGCGGTGTGGAAGTGCTCGAGCAGCACCGGGGTCACGTCCTTGCCGTGCACGCCGCGCGCGGACAGCAGCGCCAGCCCCTCGGCCAGCAGACGGTCGTGCAGCTCGGCGTCCATCTCGGCCGCGGCCGGGATCGGGTTGGCCAGCAGCACCCCCGACGACGCGTACCGCCGGTGCGCGGCCACCACCGCCGCGGCCGCGGCCGGATCGTCGACCTGCCACGGCACCGGGAAACCGGACGTCCGGCGGTAGAACGCGGGGAACTCGGCGGTGCCGTATCCGAGGACCGGCACCGAGTTGGTCTCCAACACCTCCAGGGTCGCGGCGATGTCCAGCACCGACTTCACCCCGGAGCACACGACCAGCACGGGGACGCGCGCCAGCACCCCCAGGTCGGCCGACACGTCCCAGGACTCGCCGGTGCCGAGGTGCACGCCGCCCAGTCCGCCGGTGGCGAACACGCCGATCCCGGCCGCGTGCGCGAGCGCGGACGTGCTCGCCACGGTGGTCGCGCCGGAGCGGCCGAGCCCGACCGCGGGACCGAGGTCACGCAGGGAGAGCTTGTCCAGGCCGGCGTCGGCGGCGCACACGCGTTCCAGCTGGGCGCGGGACAGGCCCGCGTACGGGACGCCGTCGAGCACCGCGATCGTGGCCGGCACCGCACCGGCCTCGCGGACGGTGTCCTCCAACCGGGCAGCGACGTCGAGGTTGCGGCCCGGGGGCAGGCCGTGGG
Coding sequences within it:
- a CDS encoding amidohydrolase; its protein translation is MTTTDLETVLAGLDPLLPDLEELYVDLHRHPELSFAEHRTAAALAGRLREAGYDVRTGIGGTGVAGVLRNGDGPVVMLRADIDALPVAEKTGLPYASAVRAPGPDGDEVPVMHACGHDMHATWLDGAARLLASRRDAWSGTLAVVFQPGEEAGEGAEAMVRDGLFDFTGTPEVVLGQHVAPGPAGWVLTRPGVLMAATDALRVVLHGRGGHGSRPETTVDPAVLAASVVMRLQTIVSREIAATEQAVVTVGAMHVGTAHNVIADEAVLEVNVRTFDEQVRRRVLAAIERIVHGEAAAAGAPREPEIRPIATFPVTANDDGANGTLTAAFTGHFGDGRVLEAPLVTGSEDFGEFGRAAGAKSVFWLVGGLDQDTVLRAMADGRFERDVPSNHSPHFAPVLHPTLRAGVETLVVAALTFLSVGGGTLAA
- a CDS encoding DinB family protein → MTEIPAANYALPWSGDTRPPLPKTGDEREILTAYLDWHRQTFELKCAGVPADRLSGKPVPPSGLSLHGLARHLAGVERWWFRIQFRGEDVPHLYYSDDDPDQDFERLDGDPAEALAVWRAECEVSRRIVADAPSLDVTGVHAASGEPISLRRIIVHLLAEYARHNGHADLLRERIDGATGY
- a CDS encoding cytochrome P450, whose product is MSATADIPHGLPVERDAGPFDPPREITRLREARPVSPLVFPDGHEGWLVTGYEAVRQLMADTRFSSRLDLGVVHVPYETPGMPAATEPSPQIPGMFIAMDPPDHSRLRRRLTGAFTVKRMKALEEHIAEIVERQLDHLAGLTPPVDLVEEFALPVPSLVICELLGVPYADRDTFQADSARFMVREQSLEEKMGAYVALNTYLAELVTAKRADPGEDILSDLARHDDLTVEELTGAAFLLLLAGHETTANMLSLGTFALLEHPDQLAELRDDPELMPGAVEELMRYLSVADIFYRYATDDLELGGETITKGSTVVVSLLAANRDPQRFDNPDELDIHRTARGHVGFGHGVHQCLGQQLARIEMRAGFQALLRRFPNLELAVPADEVKLRTDMNIYGVHELPVTWTGTAQ
- a CDS encoding DUF3099 domain-containing protein, with translation MVAVNRSPRGTGDEDTPVLITEAAPSYEDEHAARKRKYMLMMGMRFPCLVLAGLFYHTWWLALLFIVVSIPLPWVAVLIANDRPPRKSEKVSRYHRNAKALERREHRVIDG
- a CDS encoding carbohydrate kinase family protein — its product is MTVVVVGDAGLDVVARHEGPIVYGGDSRSRVRLAGGGAGANTALWLAAAGVPTTLIARVGDDAGGRLMRSELEAAGVSCAFAVDASAPTCCVVVLVDGSGQRSMLPDRGANGRFSPADVDPAVLATADHLHLSGYVLLDPSSRPAGLAALAAAKEAGLTTSVDPQAAALITDPRAFLDDVRGTDLLMPNTAELQALTGSAEPASAKALLDDVGAVVVTAGLDGATWVDRSGVTSVPAQDAECVDSTGAGDAFDAGVLAAWLRHESTVDVLRTGVRLGARAVTKVGAQP
- a CDS encoding pseudouridine-5'-phosphate glycosidase, translating into MTGTPPIALSDEVADAVHSGRAVVALESTILSHGLPPGRNLDVAARLEDTVREAGAVPATIAVLDGVPYAGLSRAQLERVCAADAGLDKLSLRDLGPAVGLGRSGATTVASTSALAHAAGIGVFATGGLGGVHLGTGESWDVSADLGVLARVPVLVVCSGVKSVLDIAATLEVLETNSVPVLGYGTAEFPAFYRRTSGFPVPWQVDDPAAAAAVVAAHRRYASSGVLLANPIPAAAEMDAELHDRLLAEGLALLSARGVHGKDVTPVLLEHFHTASGGASLDANEALVVDNARVAAEVAVELA